TGGCCAAGTTTGTAGTTATAGAAATCTCGAAAACCATATTAATTCTAGCCACAATTGCACTTGTGgaccacaatttaaaatcactgcagttgttttgtttttttttattattttcccaGTTTTGCTAGATGTTTTCTACTGAAATcttatgtgtaattttttttgttggttttgtaGCTCTCGGAGTGGCTTCAGTCAAAAAATCATCTTGAATTTGTTGAAAGGGATTACGCTTCCCGGCTTGATTTGATTGCCAAACTGCATGGGCTATATAAGGCAGAAGTATACGTTGAGAGTATTCCAAAATCTTTTAGAGGTGAGATAATATACCGAACTTTAATGGCTAACTGTGTGACTCAGAACAATATGAAGAAAGCAGAGgagatttttaataaaatgaagGATTTAGAGTTTCCTCTTACAGTATTTGTATGCAATCAGTTGCTCCTTCTGTATAAGAGGAACGACAGAAAGAAAATAGCCGATCTGTTATTATTGATGGAGCACGAGAATGTCAAACCTTCTCCTTTGacttacaaaattttaattgatgtaaAAGGGCAGTCTAATGATATTGATGGAATGGATCAAATTGTTGATAAAATGAAGGCCGACGGTATTGAACCAGATGTCCAAACAAAGGCAGTTTTGGTTGGGCATTACATCTCAGCTGGGCTTGCTGATAAAGCTAAAACATTGTTGAAGGAGATGGAAGGGGAAAACTTGAAGGAGAATCGGTGGGTATGTCGGGCTTTGCTTCCTCTCTATGCAAACTTGGGCATGGCAGATGAAGTGGGAAGAGTTTGGAAGGTCTGTGAGACACACCCTTGGCCTGAGGAGTGTTTGGCTGCAATTGAAGCCTGGGGCAAGTTGAGTAAAATCGATGAAGCAGAGGCAGTTTTTGAGAGGATGTCAAAAAAGTGGAAGCTTACGTCCAAGCATTGCTCAGTACTACTGAAGGTTTATGCAAACCACAAGATGCTAATGAAGGGCAAAGATCTTATTAAGCGAATGGCAGATAGTGGGTGTCGAATAGGCCCGTTGACCTGGGATGCATTGATCAAACTTTATGTCAAAGCTGGGGAAGTGGAGAAGGCAGATAGTGTTCTTCAGAAAGCAGTCATGCAAACTCAGGTGAAGCCATTATTTTCTTCCTATATCACTATTCAGGAGCAGTATGCTAAGAGGGGTGACATCCATAATACAGAAAAGATCTTCTATAGAATGAAACAAGTTGGTTATGC
This genomic interval from Trifolium pratense cultivar HEN17-A07 linkage group LG6, ARS_RC_1.1, whole genome shotgun sequence contains the following:
- the LOC123891250 gene encoding pentatricopeptide repeat-containing protein At1g80270, mitochondrial-like isoform X1; protein product: MLNLRRISLPLSRMRGLNVRVSCVKLMPNTCVENEAGISDSPEIVSGNGGFLLRNRCYHSGYGSMGFSVGRREFSSEAGAKDTKDEDDELEEGFSELEETPVGDEGEKLLDSDSETELSDDSVSEVSDIEEPHNELELPLSHDEGGISEVKKFSRKRVESELFKAIMDAPGHSIHTALDKWVEDGKELNREEISLAMVNLRKHKMYERALQLSEWLQSKNHLEFVERDYASRLDLIAKLHGLYKAEVYVESIPKSFRGEIIYRTLMANCVTQNNMKKAEEIFNKMKDLEFPLTVFVCNQLLLLYKRNDRKKIADLLLLMEHENVKPSPLTYKILIDVKGQSNDIDGMDQIVDKMKADGIEPDVQTKAVLVGHYISAGLADKAKTLLKEMEGENLKENRWVCRALLPLYANLGMADEVGRVWKVCETHPWPEECLAAIEAWGKLSKIDEAEAVFERMSKKWKLTSKHCSVLLKVYANHKMLMKGKDLIKRMADSGCRIGPLTWDALIKLYVKAGEVEKADSVLQKAVMQTQVKPLFSSYITIQEQYAKRGDIHNTEKIFYRMKQVGYAPRIRQYQILIEAYINAKVPAYGIRDRLKADSIYPNRNLGNMLIQVDGFRKSQVSDLLD
- the LOC123891250 gene encoding pentatricopeptide repeat-containing protein At1g80270, mitochondrial-like isoform X2, yielding MLNLRRISLPLRMRGLNVRVSCVKLMPNTCVENEAGISDSPEIVSGNGGFLLRNRCYHSGYGSMGFSVGRREFSSEAGAKDTKDEDDELEEGFSELEETPVGDEGEKLLDSDSETELSDDSVSEVSDIEEPHNELELPLSHDEGGISEVKKFSRKRVESELFKAIMDAPGHSIHTALDKWVEDGKELNREEISLAMVNLRKHKMYERALQLSEWLQSKNHLEFVERDYASRLDLIAKLHGLYKAEVYVESIPKSFRGEIIYRTLMANCVTQNNMKKAEEIFNKMKDLEFPLTVFVCNQLLLLYKRNDRKKIADLLLLMEHENVKPSPLTYKILIDVKGQSNDIDGMDQIVDKMKADGIEPDVQTKAVLVGHYISAGLADKAKTLLKEMEGENLKENRWVCRALLPLYANLGMADEVGRVWKVCETHPWPEECLAAIEAWGKLSKIDEAEAVFERMSKKWKLTSKHCSVLLKVYANHKMLMKGKDLIKRMADSGCRIGPLTWDALIKLYVKAGEVEKADSVLQKAVMQTQVKPLFSSYITIQEQYAKRGDIHNTEKIFYRMKQVGYAPRIRQYQILIEAYINAKVPAYGIRDRLKADSIYPNRNLGNMLIQVDGFRKSQVSDLLD